The following proteins come from a genomic window of Chryseobacterium glaciei:
- a CDS encoding TonB-dependent receptor plug domain-containing protein, whose amino-acid sequence MKNKKTIFSVSVLFFLGTYTYAQQKDTLKTGDVEEVVILGSRSGARSKVDSPVPVDVFNVKESSVILPQTNISQILNSVAPSFTSTIQTNADGADHLDPAQLRGLGPDQVLVLVNGKRRHTSALVNVNGSPGRGSVGTDLNSIPSFALTRIEVLRDGAAAQYGSDAIAGVINLELKKDTGKLTGQVNYGGNLTPTGNDHTGDFDGQNIQVDLNYGNKIGKKGGFYNITWTSQFRNPTYRAGTESGTIYNAYNAIEQRALNNGVNLSSLFTNIGSIPNSQQIINSIHQYAQGVNYFSSTQQSAIQNANTIQDIKDSNGNVIQQGLQSLLNFDVTDKELAYRGQDRKDFNMQVGQSKLSNHQLFANIEIPINDNWKVYTFGGYSYRQGTSGGFYRKPNQSRTFTGLAANGYLPQIGTDIQDLSLSAGIKGNWSGWNIDLSNTFGQNSFDYTIQNTGNTSLRFASPSEFSAGGLRFSQNTINLDFSKKYDVWSGINVAFGAEHRYENFKITAGEEASYATYDVNGNVWNGSSARPTDFFGNVLPGGSQVFGGFRPENAVDKNRQSVAGYADLEFNFTDWLLVDAAARYENYSDFGSTFNYKLASRVKLDKNFNLRFAGSTGFRAPSIHQIYYNVTSTLFTDGVLKEVGTFSNDSKVANLLGIPSLKQETSKSASVGFTYKIPAANLTFTADGYFTRIDNRIILTGQFARAAVSAAAQEAFDAAGVNAVQLFANAIDTETKGLDVVISHNLRFSGVKLDNNFAINLNQTKKVGNIHSSGSLQETNLENVYFSEASRIYLEEAVPRVKASLSNQLSWGKTIVYLRNTYFGKVTSPDIIDANGNGIVETNEHQQITPKIITDLSVAYQFTKNVGLTLGVNNLFDIYPTKNLTASTNNDQFIYSRSTSQFGQNGRYLFSRLNFNF is encoded by the coding sequence ATGAAAAATAAAAAGACAATTTTTTCAGTTTCCGTACTTTTTTTCTTGGGAACTTATACATACGCTCAACAAAAAGATACTTTAAAGACGGGAGATGTAGAGGAAGTGGTAATTCTGGGATCAAGAAGTGGTGCAAGGTCTAAAGTTGACAGTCCGGTTCCTGTGGATGTATTTAATGTAAAAGAATCTTCGGTTATTCTTCCGCAAACCAATATTTCGCAGATTTTAAATTCGGTTGCTCCATCTTTTACGTCCACAATTCAGACGAATGCAGATGGGGCGGATCACCTCGATCCTGCCCAGTTAAGAGGACTTGGCCCAGATCAGGTTTTGGTTCTGGTGAATGGAAAAAGAAGGCATACTTCAGCCTTAGTGAATGTCAACGGATCGCCTGGAAGAGGAAGTGTGGGAACGGATTTAAACTCAATTCCATCTTTTGCATTAACCAGAATTGAGGTTTTGCGTGACGGAGCTGCCGCTCAATATGGTTCGGATGCGATTGCAGGAGTTATCAATTTAGAATTGAAAAAAGATACTGGAAAACTAACTGGACAGGTAAATTATGGAGGTAATTTGACGCCAACAGGCAATGATCATACCGGAGATTTTGACGGACAGAATATTCAGGTTGATCTTAATTACGGAAATAAAATAGGAAAAAAAGGTGGTTTTTACAACATAACATGGACTTCACAGTTCAGAAATCCAACTTACAGAGCAGGAACAGAAAGTGGTACGATTTACAATGCTTACAACGCCATAGAACAACGCGCTTTGAATAATGGAGTGAATTTATCTTCCCTTTTTACGAATATCGGAAGTATACCAAACTCTCAGCAAATTATTAATTCTATTCATCAATATGCTCAGGGTGTAAATTATTTTAGTTCCACACAACAGTCGGCGATACAGAATGCTAACACAATTCAAGATATAAAAGACAGTAATGGAAATGTTATCCAGCAAGGTCTTCAATCCTTATTAAATTTTGATGTAACTGATAAAGAATTAGCGTACAGAGGTCAAGATAGAAAAGATTTCAATATGCAGGTTGGTCAGTCTAAGCTTAGCAATCATCAGTTATTTGCCAACATTGAAATTCCAATAAATGATAACTGGAAAGTCTATACTTTTGGTGGTTACAGCTACAGACAAGGTACTTCCGGAGGTTTTTACAGAAAGCCTAATCAGAGCAGAACGTTTACAGGATTGGCAGCCAACGGATATTTGCCACAGATTGGGACGGATATTCAGGATTTGTCGCTTTCTGCAGGAATTAAAGGAAATTGGAGTGGTTGGAATATTGATTTAAGCAATACTTTCGGGCAAAATTCATTTGATTATACTATTCAAAATACAGGAAATACATCGTTGAGATTTGCCTCGCCAAGCGAGTTTAGTGCAGGTGGATTAAGATTCTCACAAAATACAATCAATTTAGATTTTTCTAAAAAATATGATGTCTGGAGTGGAATTAATGTTGCTTTCGGAGCAGAACACCGTTATGAAAATTTCAAAATTACGGCCGGAGAAGAAGCGTCATATGCAACATATGATGTAAATGGAAATGTTTGGAATGGCAGTTCTGCAAGACCAACAGATTTCTTCGGAAACGTACTGCCAGGAGGATCACAGGTTTTCGGAGGTTTCAGACCTGAAAATGCGGTGGATAAAAACCGCCAGTCGGTTGCAGGATATGCAGATCTGGAATTTAATTTCACAGATTGGTTATTGGTAGACGCAGCAGCGAGATATGAAAATTATTCTGATTTTGGCTCTACTTTTAATTATAAGCTGGCTTCCAGAGTTAAATTAGATAAAAACTTTAACTTGAGATTTGCAGGATCTACGGGGTTTAGAGCTCCATCAATTCATCAGATTTATTATAATGTAACGTCTACTTTGTTTACAGACGGGGTTTTAAAAGAGGTTGGAACTTTTAGCAATGATTCAAAAGTTGCCAATTTATTGGGTATTCCAAGCTTAAAACAGGAAACTTCAAAGTCGGCAAGTGTAGGTTTTACCTATAAAATTCCGGCTGCTAATTTAACATTTACAGCAGATGGATATTTTACAAGAATTGATAATCGAATTATTCTTACAGGGCAGTTTGCAAGAGCTGCGGTTTCTGCAGCAGCACAGGAAGCCTTTGATGCGGCCGGAGTAAATGCAGTTCAGCTATTTGCCAATGCAATTGACACGGAAACAAAAGGTTTAGATGTGGTTATCAGTCATAATTTGAGGTTTTCCGGAGTGAAATTGGATAACAATTTTGCGATCAATCTTAATCAGACGAAAAAAGTTGGAAATATTCATTCCTCAGGTTCTTTACAGGAAACGAATTTAGAAAATGTCTATTTTTCTGAAGCCTCAAGAATTTATTTGGAAGAAGCTGTACCAAGGGTAAAAGCAAGTTTATCAAACCAGCTTTCTTGGGGGAAAACAATTGTTTATTTAAGAAATACTTATTTCGGAAAAGTAACAAGTCCGGATATCATTGATGCCAACGGAAACGGAATTGTTGAGACGAATGAACATCAGCAAATCACTCCAAAAATCATCACGGATCTTTCTGTGGCTTATCAGTTTACAAAAAATGTTGGACTTACTTTAGGGGTAAATAATTTGTTTGATATTTATCCTACAAAAAATCTTACGGCATCTACCAATAACGATCAGTTCATCTATTCGCGCTCTACATCGCAGTTTGGACAGAATGGTAGATATCTGTTTTCAAGACTTAATTTCAATTTTTAA
- the nagB gene encoding glucosamine-6-phosphate deaminase, with translation MIKLNLLEETRFEKLPVTVFENPKSASINVAHRIANIIRKKQAENTFAVLGLATGVTPIAVYNELVRLHKEEGLSFKNVITFNLDEYYPMLPNASQSYVTFMNENLFDHIDIEKENIHIPDGTLPLEDIPDFCLNYEKKIAELGGLDIQILGIGRTGHIGFNEPGSAPNSGTRLVTLDDLTRRDAAKDFGGKSFVPTKAITMGIGTIFKAKEIILMAWSRKKASIIKKAVEGKISGKVPATYLQLSNNVEFILDQPAASELTRFDTPWQVKDCVWTDELIHKAVIWLANHLQKPVLKLTEDDYNNNGMAQLATEKGPVYNINIHIFNKLQHTITGWPGGKPNADDSQRPERAEPSQKRVIIFSPHPDDDVISMGGTFIRLVDQKHDVHVAYQTSGNTAVWDDDALRFIEFNVDFTEKMGMDSAKLKEMYQNMRLFIDQKKPNQVDTSEIQTIKGLIRKGEAIAAARYCGLEDDHIHFQSLPFYESGKTKKNPVTDLDIELTMKLLQKIQPHQVFAAGDFEDPHGTHIVCFNIILEALKRLRKTESWVQDCWLWMYRGAWHEFETHEIEMAVPISPQELERKKHAIFKHQSQKDRAVFPGDDAREFWQRAEDRNRETAQAYDDLGLSEYEAMEAFVRWKFED, from the coding sequence ATGATAAAATTAAATTTACTCGAAGAGACTCGTTTTGAAAAATTACCTGTCACTGTTTTTGAAAATCCCAAATCTGCTTCCATCAATGTCGCTCATCGCATCGCCAATATTATTAGAAAAAAACAGGCAGAAAATACGTTCGCTGTACTAGGCTTGGCAACCGGAGTTACTCCAATTGCAGTTTATAACGAGTTGGTGAGATTGCACAAAGAGGAAGGTTTAAGCTTTAAAAATGTAATCACTTTTAATCTCGACGAATATTATCCAATGCTTCCCAATGCTTCTCAAAGCTATGTTACCTTTATGAATGAAAACCTTTTCGATCATATTGATATAGAAAAAGAGAACATTCATATTCCGGATGGAACTTTACCTTTAGAAGATATTCCTGACTTTTGTTTAAATTATGAAAAGAAAATTGCAGAACTTGGTGGATTAGACATTCAAATTTTGGGAATAGGACGTACAGGACACATTGGTTTTAATGAACCCGGATCTGCACCAAATTCAGGAACACGTTTGGTTACGCTTGACGATCTTACCCGACGAGATGCTGCAAAAGATTTTGGCGGAAAAAGTTTTGTTCCCACGAAAGCAATCACGATGGGTATCGGAACCATTTTTAAAGCTAAAGAAATCATTCTGATGGCTTGGAGCCGTAAAAAAGCTTCCATTATTAAAAAAGCCGTAGAAGGAAAAATTTCAGGAAAAGTTCCCGCGACCTATCTCCAATTATCTAATAATGTAGAATTTATTCTGGATCAGCCTGCTGCTTCTGAGCTTACCCGTTTTGACACTCCCTGGCAGGTAAAAGATTGTGTTTGGACTGATGAATTGATTCACAAAGCCGTCATCTGGCTCGCCAATCATCTGCAGAAACCTGTTTTAAAACTAACAGAAGACGACTACAATAACAATGGAATGGCTCAGTTAGCCACCGAAAAAGGCCCCGTTTACAATATTAATATTCATATATTTAATAAATTACAACACACCATTACAGGCTGGCCTGGTGGAAAACCTAATGCCGATGACTCTCAACGTCCCGAAAGAGCCGAACCGTCTCAAAAACGTGTGATTATTTTTTCACCACACCCTGATGACGATGTTATTTCGATGGGCGGAACCTTTATTCGATTGGTAGATCAAAAACATGATGTTCATGTAGCTTATCAAACTTCGGGAAATACTGCTGTTTGGGATGATGATGCACTTCGTTTTATAGAGTTTAATGTTGATTTTACCGAAAAAATGGGAATGGATAGCGCAAAACTCAAAGAAATGTATCAAAATATGCGCTTATTCATTGATCAGAAAAAACCGAATCAGGTAGATACTTCTGAGATTCAAACCATCAAAGGATTGATCCGAAAAGGAGAAGCTATTGCTGCAGCCCGTTATTGCGGTTTGGAGGACGATCACATTCATTTTCAGTCACTTCCTTTTTACGAAAGTGGAAAAACGAAAAAAAATCCGGTTACAGATTTGGACATTGAATTAACAATGAAACTTCTTCAAAAAATACAACCTCATCAGGTTTTCGCAGCCGGAGATTTTGAAGACCCTCACGGAACGCATATTGTTTGTTTTAATATTATTTTAGAAGCTTTAAAACGTTTACGCAAAACTGAAAGCTGGGTGCAAGATTGCTGGTTATGGATGTATCGCGGTGCGTGGCATGAGTTTGAAACCCACGAAATTGAAATGGCAGTTCCCATCAGTCCGCAGGAATTGGAAAGAAAGAAACACGCTATTTTTAAACATCAAAGTCAGAAAGACAGAGCTGTTTTTCCGGGCGATGATGCAAGGGAATTCTGGCAACGTGCCGAAGACCGTAATCGCGAAACTGCGCAAGCTTATGATGATTTGGGACTTTCTGAATATGAGGCGATGGAAGCTTTTGTGAGATGGAAGTTTGAGGACTAA